The Pseudobacteroides sp. genome has a segment encoding these proteins:
- a CDS encoding DUF4912 domain-containing protein yields the protein MDYTNSPNTYKLSENYGETKIVLTSRDPHCLFAYWEISGLEIRHFIEELGIELWQKSSPALKVKNLSRNSSFIIVINDYATNWYIQVDDINCIYEVEYGRKISDKIFIPMVSSNYVQTPSNMVSSSTSCYFMDYRNFSKSGYENESKLIYEMLDLESYYKNIGISSMEFAFNSKFEQCFGISSLELFGKE from the coding sequence ATGGATTATACAAACTCCCCAAATACATACAAGCTGTCTGAAAACTATGGTGAAACCAAAATTGTGCTTACATCACGGGATCCCCATTGTCTGTTTGCATATTGGGAGATTTCAGGACTGGAGATAAGACATTTCATAGAAGAACTGGGAATTGAACTCTGGCAAAAATCTTCCCCTGCATTAAAAGTGAAAAATTTATCCAGAAACAGCAGCTTTATTATAGTTATTAATGATTATGCCACCAACTGGTATATTCAAGTAGATGACATCAACTGTATTTACGAGGTTGAATATGGAAGAAAAATCTCTGATAAAATCTTTATACCTATGGTTTCTTCCAACTACGTTCAAACCCCCAGCAATATGGTCAGCAGCAGTACATCATGTTACTTCATGGATTACAGAAACTTCTCCAAATCCGGATATGAAAATGAGAGTAAATTAATTTATGAAATGCTGGACTTGGAATCTTACTATAAAAATATTGGAATAAGCTCAATGGAATTTGCATTTAATTCAAAATTCGAACAATGCTTTGGAATTAGTTCCCTTGAGTTATTTGGAAAGGAATGA